The genomic stretch cATGGTATCATTGCAGGTGTAGTCAGGCACTGTAAATCCACATCATTTACCAGTTATTTATGATGATGACTACATGGTATCATTGCATGTAGTCAGGCACTGTAAATACACATCATTTACCAGTTatttatgatgatgatgactacATGGTATCATTGCATGTAGTCAGGCACTGTAAATCCACATCATTTACCAGTTatttatgatgatgatgactacATGGTATCATTGCAGGTGTAGTCAGGCACTGTAAATCCACATCATTTACCAGTTatttatgatgatgatgactacATGGTATCATTGCATGTAGTCAGGCACTGTAAATCCACATCATTTACCAGTTatttatgatgatgatgactacATGGTATCATTGCAGGTGTAGTCAGGCACTGTAAATCCACATCATTTACCAGTTatttatgatgatgatgactacATGGTATCATTGCAGGTGTAGTCAGGCACTGTAAATACACATCATTTACCAGTTatttatgatgatgatgactacATGGTATCATTGCATGTAGTCAGGCACTATAAATCCACATCATTTACCAGTTatttatgatgatgatgactacATGGTATCATCGCATGTAGAGTCAGGCACTATAAATCCACATCATTTACCAGTTATTTATGATGATTATGACTACATGGTATCATCGCATGTAGAGTCAGGCACTATAAATCCACATCATTTACCAGTTatttatgatgatgatgactacATGGTATCATCGCATGTAGAGTCAGGCACTATAAATCCACATCATTTACCATTTGGTATGGCACAGTTGTTGATGTATGCTGATGATGAAGACGATGGTGTGTTCAGGATCGCTAAGGAGTTGAAGGAGAGACAGTCAGACTTCCCAGACGTCACGTCAGGTGCTTACATCATCGAAGTCCTCAGCCGTAGTCCCGCCAAAGCGTGAGTACTCGTGACAACTTTTTATTGTTGCTCGTCTGTTTTAAACtcttacatgtttttttattgtcttCATGTGTTTTATTgactttaaaaacaataaaacaaagtaTTTATTACTTTCATGTGTTTTACTGTCTTTAATgtgttgttttattgttgttgatgtgttttattgtgttgttttattgttttaatgtgtttcaTTGTTTTGAATGATTTGTTTTATTGTCTCTATTGAGAATTTCTTGTGTTAGTTGTGTTTTTCACGAGTGTGTGTTTCTCCAACGCAGCGCCGGTCTGCAGGACAGCGATGTCATCATCAGCATCAATGGCGAGCGCGTGACATCGGCCAGCGACGTCAGCGCCGCCATCAAGCGTGACGCCACGCTGCGCATGGTGGTGAGGCGGGGCAACGAGGACGTGGTGGTCTCTGTGCTGCCTGAGGAGGCGGAGCCTTGACCTGCAGCCAGACTGGACATGTGCAGCCAGACTGGACATCTGCAGCCAGACTGGACATCTGCAGCCAGACTGGACATCTGTGTGACCTGCTTGACACGTTTTCTTACAAGAAAATAAAGATTTTTGTAACTATTTCTGACAGACTGCTTCTTCTGTGtcactataaatatatattttattctttTAGCACAAGTCAAGACAAGCATTGAGTGGAGTGGTGTGAGAGAAAAGTCAGGAAGTAAGTTCTTGTGTTGGTGCGTGTTACTTGCACTCT from Entelurus aequoreus isolate RoL-2023_Sb unplaced genomic scaffold, RoL_Eaeq_v1.1 HiC_scaffold_424, whole genome shotgun sequence encodes the following:
- the LOC133645525 gene encoding serine protease HTRA1B-like; translated protein: YGNSGGPLVNLDGEVIGINTLKVTAGISFAIPSDKIRQFLAESHDRQVKGRGVSRKKYIGIRMMTLTPAIAKELKERQSDFPDVTSGAYIIEVLSRSPAKAAGLQDSDVIISINGERVTSASDVSAAIKRDATLRMVVRRGNEDVVVSVLPEEAEP